One window from the genome of Gimesia aquarii encodes:
- a CDS encoding rod-binding protein, with product MSPVSAIQPAIKQTSLTKNEATAPTQLIQPQKNSSELKEAFQDFVAGTFYKQMFKALRSGQNKPAYFHGGQAEELFQSHMDQQISEDLAKQHGSVLSDTLFSTFARQMNAVSVDSLKLSSGATS from the coding sequence ATGTCCCCCGTGTCTGCCATTCAACCCGCAATCAAGCAAACGTCGCTTACTAAGAACGAGGCAACTGCGCCCACGCAGTTAATTCAGCCACAGAAAAATTCTTCTGAATTGAAAGAGGCGTTTCAGGATTTTGTGGCGGGGACCTTTTACAAGCAAATGTTCAAAGCTTTAAGGTCTGGACAAAATAAGCCCGCGTATTTTCATGGTGGACAAGCTGAGGAGCTGTTTCAGTCTCACATGGATCAACAGATTTCCGAAGATCTGGCCAAGCAACACGGCAGTGTCTTGTCCGACACCCTCTTTTCTACATTTGCGCGGCAAATGAACGCTGTCTCTGTAGATTCGCTGAAACTTTCTTCTGGTGCAACGTCCTGA